One genomic window of Quercus robur chromosome 6, dhQueRobu3.1, whole genome shotgun sequence includes the following:
- the LOC126690427 gene encoding vacuolar protein-sorting-associated protein 11 homolog: MYQWRKFEFFEEKNAGKLNKISPPSSSEEENSAAVKIECCSSGRGKVVIGYDDGTISLLDRGLNFNFSFHAHSSSVLFLQHLKQRNFLVTIGEDEQISPQQSSMCLKVFDLDKMHQPEATSTSTSTSSTTPDCIGILRIFTNQFPQAKITSFLVLEEVPPILLIAIGLDNGCIYCIKGDIGRERITRFRLEVDDNRSSSNSITGLGFRVDGQALQLFAVTPVSVSLFSLQDQPPRRQTLDHIGSSVYSVTMSDRLELIIGRPEAVYFYEVDGRGPCWAFEGEKKFLGWFRGYLLCVIADQRNGKHTFNVYDLKNRLIAHSIVVKEVTHMLCEWGNIILIMADKSALCIGEKDMESKLDMLFKKNLYTVAINLVQSQQADAAATAEVLRKYGDHLYSKQDYDEAMAQYINTIGHLEPSYVIQKFLDAQRIYNLTNYLEKLHEKGLASKDHTTLLLNCYTKLKDVEKLNKFIKSEDGVGEQKFDVETAIRVCRAANYHEHAMYVAKKTGRHELYLKILLEDLGRYDEALHYISGLEPSQAGVTVKEYGKILIEHKPVETIEILMRLCTEDKESVKRGASSAYISMLPSPVDFLNIFIHHPESLMDFLEKYTTKVKDSPAQVEIHNTLLELYLSNDLNFPSISQANNNEDLNLRAVGKLVADGKNSAKETDCLERRDKGLRLLKGAWPSELEHPLYDVDLAIILCEMNAFSEGLLYLYEKMKLYKEVIACYMQAHDHEGLIGCCKRLGDSVKGGDPSLWADLLKYFGELGEDCSKEVKEVLTYIERDDILPPIIVLQTLSRNPCLTLSVIKDYIARKLEQESKLIEEDRRAIEKYQEDTLAMRKEVQDLRTNARIFQLSKCTACTFTLDLPAVHFMCMHSFHQRCLGDNEKECPECAPEYRSVLEMKRSLEQNSRDQDQFFQQVKSSKDGFSVIAEYFGKGIISKTSNGSTGAGALGSANTSSGSGL, from the exons atgtaCCAGTGGAGGAAATTCGAATTCTTCGAGGAGAAAAACGCCGGGAAATTGAACAAAATATCGCCGCCGTCTTCGTCAGAGGAAGAGAATTCGGCCGCCGTCAAAATCGAATGCTGCTCAAGCGGAAGAGGCAAGGTAGTGATCGGCTACGACGACGGCACAATCAGCCTCCTCGATCGCGGCCTCAACTTCAATTTCTCCTTCCACGCTCACTCTTCCTCCGTCCTCTTTCTCCAACACCTCAAG CAACGGAACTTTCTAGTGACGATCGGAGAAGATGAACAAATTTCGCCGCAACAATCCTCAATGTGTCTCAAGGTTTTCGATCTCGACAAAATGCATCAGCCAGAGGCcacaagcacaagcacaagcacaagCTCCACCACTCCAGATTGTATTGGAATCTTACGTATTTTCACTAATCAGTTCCCTCAAGccaag ATTACTTCGTTTTTAGTGCTAGAGGAAGTGCCGCCGATTTTGCTTATAGCTATTGGATTAGATAATGGTTGTATCTACTGTATCAAAGGTGACATTGGACGTGAGCGTATAACTCGTTTTAGGCTTGAAGTTGATGATAACCGGTCGTCATCAAATTCGATAACTGGTCTAGGTTTCAGAGTGGATGGTCAAGCACTCCAATTATTTGCTGTTACTCCGGTTTCGGTTTCCTTGTTTAGTTTGCAGGATCAACCGCCTAGACGACAAACCCTAGATCATATTGGATCTAGTGTTTATAGTGTTACAATGAGTGACCGCTTG gaGTTGATAATTGGTCGGCCAGAAGCAGTGTATTTTTATGAAGTGGATGGGCGTGGTCCGTGTTGGGCTTTTGAAGGAGAGAAGAAATTCTTGGGGTGGTTCCGTGGTTACCTATTATGTGTGATTGCAGATCAGAGAAATGGTAAGCATACGTTCAATGTTTATGACTTGAAGAACCGTTTGATTGCACATAGTATAGTGGTTAAAGAGGTTACTCATATGCTTTGTGAATGGGGTAATATCATACTTATAATGGCTGACAAATCAGCTTTGTGTATCGGGGAGAAAGATATGGAAAGCAAGTTAGATATGCTGTTTAAGAAAAACCTTTATACTGTGGCTATAAACCTTGTTCAAAGCCAGCAAGCTGATGCGGCAGCAACTGCAGAGGTGTTAAGAAAGTACGGGGATCATTTGTATAGCAAGCAAGACTATGATGAGGCTATGGCCCAATATATTAATACTATCGGTCATCTTGAACCTTCTTATGTGATACAGAAGTTCTTAGATGCACAGAGAATCTACAACCTTACCAACTACTTGGAGAAGTTACATGAGAAGGGGCTTGCTTCTAAAGACCATACAACTTTGCTCTTGAATTGTTACACGAAATTGAAAGATGTTGAAAAGctaaataaattcattaaaagTGAGGACGGTGTTGGAGAGCAGAAGTTTGATGTGGAAACTGCAATAAGGGTTTGCCGTGCTGCTAATTATCATGAGCATGCAATGTATGTTGCAAAGAAGACTGGGAGGCACGAATTGTACTTAAAGATCTTACTTGAAGACCTTGGTAGatatgatgaagccttgcacTATATTTCAGGCCTTGAGCCAAGTCAAGCAGGGGTGACGGTGAAGGAGTATGGTAAGATTCTCATAGAGCACAAGCCAGTGGAGACAATTGAGATACTCATGAGACTTTGCACAGAGGATAAAGAATCAGTCAAGCGAGGAGCTTCAAGTGCATACATATCTATGTTGCCATCTCCTGTTGATTTTCTCAACATTTTCATCCATCATCCAGAATCCCTTAtggattttcttgaaaaatataCTACCAAGGTAAAAGACTCACCTGCTCAAGTTGAAATCCACAACACACTGTTGGAGTTATACTTGTCCAATGACTTGAACTTTCCATCCATCTCACAAGCTAACAACAATGAAGATCTTAATCTTAGAGCTGTTGGGAAATTGGTTGCTGATGGCAAAAATTCAGCTAAGGAAACAGATTGTTTGGAAAGGCGTGACAAGGGCCTGCGTTTGCTTAAGGGTGCATGGCCATCTGAGCTAGAACATCCACTTTATGATGTTGATTTAGCTATCATTCTTTGTGAAATGAATGCATTTAGTGAAGGGCTGTTGTACTTGTATGAAAAGATGAAACTCTACAAAGAGGTGATTGCTTGCTATATGCAGGCACATGACCATGAGGGATTAATTGGATGCTGCAAAAGGTTGGGGGATTCAGTTAAAGGAGGGGACCCATCTCTTTGGGCTGATCTGCTGAAGTATTTTGGTGAACTTGGAGAAGATTGCTCTAAAGAAGTGAAGGAAGTTTTGACCTATATCGAAAGGGATGACATCTTGCCTCCTATCATTGTTCTTCAAACGTTGTCCAGAAATCCATGCCTCACACTCTCTGTCATTAAGGATTATATTGCTCGAAAGCTTGAACAAGAATCAAAGCTTATTGAAGAGGACCGGCGAGCTATTGAGAAGTATCAG GAAGACACTCTGGCAATGAGAAAAGAAGTTCAGGATCTCAGGACAAATGCCAGAATATTTCAGCTTAGCAAGTGCACTGCATGCACTTTCACACTTGATCTCCCTGCTGTACATTTTATGTGTATGCACTCATTCCATCAGCGTTGCCTTGGGGATAATGAAAAAGAATGTCCTGAGTGTGCTCCTGAATATAGATCTGTTCTGGAAATGAAGAGAAGCTTGGAGCAGAATTCTAGAGACCAGGATCAGTTCTTTCAGCAAGTGAAGAGTTCAAAGGATGGATTTTCGGTGATTGCTGAGTATTTTGGAAAGGGAATCATAAGCAAAACAAGTAATGGATCCACAGGTGCAGGTGCTCTTGGATCAGCCAACACTTCTTCCGGCAGTGGCCTCTAA
- the LOC126690428 gene encoding uncharacterized protein LOC126690428 produces the protein MVESCISNKIYSYKHECKWPNSEAADVHSIIVRKSRSKGFLVFFSALLILANAILLFLIKDKSIAVVFWSFIWDALIVKLLLQKPVEKESVVIMPALGVQLETHYVSGNIIRRFVPIDKILKPVLLECVTPVTCYWSLSLIVQEEAELMLVFKELRPPVKMLVPIWKALCAATGSEGSLNTFTEDGPCC, from the exons ATGGTGGAGAGTTGTATTAGTAATAAGATATATAGTTACAAACATGAATGTAAGTGGCCTAATTCTGAGGCGGCTGATGTGCACAGTATCATCGTTCGAAAGAGCCGTTCAAAGGGTTTCCTCGTATTCTTCTCGGCTCTTCTTATTTTAGCAAATGCCATTCTTCTTTTCCTTATCAAG GATAAATCAATTGCCGTTGTTTTTTGGAGCTTTATTTGGGATGCATTAATTGTCAAGCTCTTGCTTCAGAAGCCTGTTGAGAAAG AGTCTGTTGTGATTATGCCAGCTTTAGGAGTTCAACTTGAAACTCACTATGTaag TGGTAACATTATCCGTCGCTTTGTACCCATTGACAAGATCTTGAAACCTGTACTATTAGAATGCGTGACCCCTGTTACTTGTTACTGGAGCCTGTCATTGATCGTACAGGAAGAAGCAGAATTGATGTTAGTTTTTAAG GAATTACGCCCACCGGTGAAAATGCTAGTCCCCATCTGGAAGGCCTTGTGTGCTGCCACTGGTAGTGAAGGAAGCCTCAATACATTTACTGAAGATGGGCCATGCTGttga